From a region of the Narcine bancroftii isolate sNarBan1 chromosome 5, sNarBan1.hap1, whole genome shotgun sequence genome:
- the barx1 gene encoding homeobox protein BarH-like 1 translates to MMQHPLELGAHYLPHEPIHDYRSHRYRSFMIEEILTEPTGSGKATNGGELLKFGVHALLNSRPYHGHLAGLKSDHSGVFKFPLGPISCSLAAPLGSALVSGGSSLASGPGGPHLPLDLHLRSKLEQGPEAGSKAKKGRRSRTVFTELQLMGLEKRFEKQKYLSTPDRIDLAESLGLSQLQVKTWYQNRRMKWKKIVLQGGGLESPTKPKGRPKKNSIPTSEQISEQEKIKDGEKQTESPPSPSEVNQEE, encoded by the exons ATGATGCAGCATCCCCTGGAGCTGGGAGCTCATTACCTGCCCCACGAGCCGATCCACGATTACAGGTCACACCGATACAGGAGCTTTATGATCGAGGAGATACTGACCGAACCCACGGGCTCGGGCAAAGCCACCAACGGCGGCGAGCTCCTCAAATTCGGTGTTCACGCTCTGCTCAACAGCCGGCCTTACCACGGCCACCTCG CCGGCCTGAAGTCAGATCACTCTGGAGTTTTCAAGTTTCCTTTGGGTCCGATCTCATGCAGCCTCGCAGCTCCTTTGGGTTCAGCATTGGTCTCCGGAGGATCGAGCCTGGCTAGTGGGCCCGGAGGTCCCCATCTGCCGCTAGACCTGCACCTCCGGTCAAAGCTCGAACAAGGTCCAGAAGCAGGAAGCAAGGCAAAAAAAGGCAGGAGAAGCCGAACAGTTTTTACGGAACTACAACTCATGGGCCTCGAGAAAAGATTTGAAAAGCAAAAATATCTTTCAACACCAGACAG AATTGATCTAGCAGAATCTTTGGGTCTTAGCCAACTTCAGGTGAAAACCTGGTACCAAAACCGAAGGATGAAGTGGAAGAAAATA GTATTGCAAGGCGGGGGTCTGGAGTCCCCCACAAAGCCGAAAGGTCGCCCAAAGAAGAATTCCATTCCGACAAGCGAGCAAATTTCAGAGCAAGAGAAGATAAAAGACGGCGAAAAACAAACGGAGAGTCCCCCGTCTCCTTCCGAAGTGAATCAGGAAGAATAA